The nucleotide sequence ATTCATCCCCCATCCAGAGCATGGGAATCCCCTGGGCAAAGAACAGGACTGCCAGGGCGTTCTTCACCTGGCGCCTGCGCAGTTCATTCACCTGACGCTTACGGCTGATTCCTTCCTGTCCGCAGTTGCCGCTGCAGTTCCAGTCATTTCCGTCCCGGTTTTCCTCCCGGTTCTGCTCGTTATGCTTATGTTCATAGGAAAAAGAATCCCACAGGGTAAACCCGTTATTCTCCGCTATAAAATTCACAAAGCCCTGATGTTCCTGCTGCCTGCGCATCTGACAGGCAAATTCATGTATACTGCCTCCCTGGTGATTCAGGCTCCTGCGCACGCCATAGAGAAATCCTTCGTTATAAGTAAACAGCAGAGGCCCGAACCGCCGGCTGTCCTCCGCCAGCTCCTCTCTGAAATTCTCATGGAAAAGTTTGCAGCCGCTGAGCCTGCCGTCCAGAGCCGCCAGCTCCGCCATTGCCGGGCTCCCCATCAATCGGAATCCATCTACATGATATTCCCTGTGCCAGTAACGCAGAACATCAATAATTAAATGAGGGTTTGTCTTTTCCGGAAAGTAAAATTCCAGAATACATTCCATTTCCTTCTCGTGTATTTTCTGAATCAGCCGTTTCAGGTTATCCGGGTCGTGATTTCTGCCCAGATACGACGCTTTGGGGGCAAAGTAGCTTCCGGACGTATATCCCCAGTAATTAATCAGATCTCTGGGGTGTTCCTGCACCTTGGTCTTATCCAGCATGATAATTTCTTCAAATTCATACAAAGGCATAAAGAGCAGTGTGGTAATCCCCAGTTCCTTCAGATAATCCAGCTTCCGCTCCACTGCTTCCACAGTTCCCCGGCGTCTGTCCTTTCCCTGCATACCCATGGAAAAGCCGCGTACGTGGAGTTTGTAAATTATCATATCTTCTTTTTTAATTCTTCTGCATTCCTTATCTTTCCAGGAAAAATCAGAAAAATAAAAAGAACTTTTAATTTTTCCCGGACTTTCTTCCCGGATTTGCTTTTCCGGGGAAACATGGTCCGCCGGCGGAAGTTCCTCCTTCATCCTCTTTCTTTCTTTTTCCGGGACAAAGGGTTCCGCTTTCTGTTCTCCGGGCCTGCGGGCCTCATCTGCCCAGATTTCCCGCCCGGTAATTCTGCGGGCATAGAGGTCTGTCACCTCTTCCCCGTTTATTTCATAATTGTAATCATAATTTTTCCAGTCCAGTCCGCGAATTCCAATTGTATATACTGTATCATCATTATGCTGCACTTCCATGGAAATTTTCCGGACCGGACTGTCATCTTTGGGATATAACAGCAGATTGCAGACGGAATTCCCTGCTGCCTGAACGAAAAACGAAATGGTATCCTTTTGCTTTGTTACGCCTGCTTTTTCCTGATTTCCGGAACAGATTTGAAAATTCATATGTGCCTCCCTTGATGTCTTCCTCTTCTCTGTAACTGTCCTGTCTCTTTCGTTCTGCCTTCTTTATTCACTGCGGGAGAACCGATTCTGGAACAATTGTTTCTGTCTACTTCTGTATTATAGCAACTTCTCAAAGATTTGGAAAGGGCTTTTTCCGGGAGTTTTACTTTTTACGCATTTGCAAATTCTTTCATGATTTCTGACACATGCTCCAGTTTCCGGGCCCGCCAGGCATTTTCACCGCAGAAAATCAGTCCCTGCTCCAGATTGCCTTTTACCGCATTTATAAGAGCTTCCGTAATACAGTAGGGAATCTCAGCGGGATTGCAGTTTTCCAGACACTGACGGCAGCTCCGGGGGTTTTTCCGGCGTTCCTCCGGCCGGTCTTTTTCAGACTGAACGACAAATGCATTGCGGATGGCCCGTCCCGGCATTCCCACGGGGCTTCTGACAATCTGAATGTCCTCTTTTTCCGCCTGTATATAGGCCTGTTTATATTCTTTTGCAGCGTCGCATTCATAAGTGGTGACAAACCGGGTAGCCGCCTGTACCCCGTCCAGGCCCAGCTCCAGTGCATGACGCAAATCCTTTCCTTCGTAAATTCCTCCTGCGGACACCACCGGAATATGACGCCCGTACTTTTTGTCGTATGTCTGAACCACTTCCATAATGCCCTGTATTTCCTGTTCATAGGATGCATCCGTAATGGTTTCCAGTTCTTCTTCGGAAAAGCCCAGATGGCCTCCGGCTTTGGGGCCTTCAATGACCACAAGATCCGGACAGCGCCGGTACTTTCTGTCCCATAATTTACAGATAACGGAAGCTGATTTCACCGAGGACACAATGGGGGCTATCTTCGTTCCGGCTCCCTCCACCAGAGAGGGCAGATTAACGGGAAGCCCTGCGCCGGAGATAATCAGATCCGCGCCCGCCTTCACTGCGGCCTGCACATATTCCCCGTATTTTCTGGTTGCCACCATAATGTTTACGCCTATTACGCCTCCCTTTGCCAGTTCTCTGGCCTGACGGACATGTTTTTCAATGGCTTTCAGATTAGTCTCAATGGGGGACTGGTCAAACCCCGGTTCCTGATATCCAATCTGGGCTGCGGAAATAACGCCCACACCGCCGCATCCGGCCACTGCTCCTGCCAGCCCGGACAGGCTGACGCCCACGCCCATACCTCCCTGAATCACAGGAACGGGCACTTCCAGTTCACCGATTTTCAATGTTCTGCTCATGGTTACATCCTCCGAAATCTTTCATACCGCTGTCCTGCCAGCTCCTCCTGTTCCATAGGCAGATACTGATGAAGAAATCTGCGGATTTCCTCCTGCATTGCCTCTGCAATTTTCCCAACATTCTGCGGATTTGCCGGCTGAGGCTCACGGATGATTTTTTCAATGATTCCAAGTTCTTTTAATTCTTCCGCTGTCACCCGCATCCGTTCTGCAGCTTTCGGAGCTTTCCCTGCGTCTTTC is from Lachnospiraceae bacterium JLR.KK002 and encodes:
- a CDS encoding alpha-amylase family glycosyl hydrolase; protein product: MNFQICSGNQEKAGVTKQKDTISFFVQAAGNSVCNLLLYPKDDSPVRKISMEVQHNDDTVYTIGIRGLDWKNYDYNYEINGEEVTDLYARRITGREIWADEARRPGEQKAEPFVPEKERKRMKEELPPADHVSPEKQIREESPGKIKSSFYFSDFSWKDKECRRIKKEDMIIYKLHVRGFSMGMQGKDRRRGTVEAVERKLDYLKELGITTLLFMPLYEFEEIIMLDKTKVQEHPRDLINYWGYTSGSYFAPKASYLGRNHDPDNLKRLIQKIHEKEMECILEFYFPEKTNPHLIIDVLRYWHREYHVDGFRLMGSPAMAELAALDGRLSGCKLFHENFREELAEDSRRFGPLLFTYNEGFLYGVRRSLNHQGGSIHEFACQMRRQQEHQGFVNFIAENNGFTLWDSFSYEHKHNEQNREENRDGNDWNCSGNCGQEGISRKRQVNELRRRQVKNALAVLFFAQGIPMLWMGDECVNSQQGNNNAYCQDNETGWKDWRRSAVGKQMTAYVSQLSGIRKNYSMLRSPHPFQLQDYQNRGCPDLSYHSDGAWKMDFDRNQGFVGMFYSGAYAGMEESLYVAYNFQRVSQKFALPGGMKWKLLLNTAKEPAVLREPEYLTDIREIQVERQSVCLLSGTESAEEILPEQELSVKQSGREKTKIKTKGQGK
- a CDS encoding nitronate monooxygenase family protein gives rise to the protein MSRTLKIGELEVPVPVIQGGMGVGVSLSGLAGAVAGCGGVGVISAAQIGYQEPGFDQSPIETNLKAIEKHVRQARELAKGGVIGVNIMVATRKYGEYVQAAVKAGADLIISGAGLPVNLPSLVEGAGTKIAPIVSSVKSASVICKLWDRKYRRCPDLVVIEGPKAGGHLGFSEEELETITDASYEQEIQGIMEVVQTYDKKYGRHIPVVSAGGIYEGKDLRHALELGLDGVQAATRFVTTYECDAAKEYKQAYIQAEKEDIQIVRSPVGMPGRAIRNAFVVQSEKDRPEERRKNPRSCRQCLENCNPAEIPYCITEALINAVKGNLEQGLIFCGENAWRARKLEHVSEIMKEFANA